A window of bacterium genomic DNA:
AAAATTAAAAGAAACAGACACAATAAAACTCAAACTTAAAAACAGTCCTTTAATTATTGAAATTTTTTAATCCCTTTTTATACCTATTTTTTCAAGGTTTTCTTTCAAGCAATTCCCAATCCAGAGTTCAAGTCCTTCTACAAGATAATTTTTCTGAAAATCCATGCTTATATTATCAAGTTTCTCTATTATCTCCTCGGGTAAATTTTTTCCAAATGCTTTTATATTTTCCTCAAAATGTTTTGCTTTTCTCATCCCTACAAGTGCAGAGGCAATATAATTTTTTGATATACACCAGTTTATAGAAATCTGAGCAATAGTCATATCAAGTTCTTTTGCAATTTTTTCTATTTCCTCAACCACTTTTAATGCTTTTGAATAAACAGGTTCATTAAACAATACATTGGCTTTTCTCACATTTTCAACTATTTCACTTCTATCTTTAAATCTTCCTGTCAAAAGTCCTTCAGCGAGTGGACTGTAAGCAAGAAAATCAATTTTATTTTTTATACAAAAATTTGTTGTTCCATCAATATCATAACATCTCCATAATAAAGAATATGGAACCTGATTTGATACAATAACAGAAGAGAAAATTTCTTCAGGAAAATTTAAAAGATGCTTTTTCCTGAAATTACTTACTCCTGCGTATCTTATCAAACCTTCTTTCTGTAATTTTGTCATTGAGTCAGCAATATCATAGTAATCTTTTTCATTCATATCTTCTTTATGCCATAAATGTTTCATTTTAGGCCAGTGAACCTGATATAAATCAACAAAATCAGTTTTCAATCTTTTTAAACTCCCTGTTAAATGTTCTTTTACAGTTTTATAATCAAAATGGTTTCCTCCAATTTTTGTTGCTATTACAAACTTATCTCTTTTCCCTTTAAGAATCTCTCCAAGAACAGATTCACTTTCTCCATACGCCTCCGCTGTATCAATAAAATTAACTCCATTTTCTATTGCACTATCTATTATTTTTTCAACTTCTTTTTTATCATAATTTCCCCACTGACCACCTATCTGCCATGCTCCTATTGCCATTGCACTAACCTTTATATCACTTTTCCCAATAGTTTTATATATCATTTTTTCCTCCCTTATTTACCTATACAGAAATTTGAAAAAATTTCATCAAGTATTTTATCACTAATTTTATTTCCCATCAATTCATCAATCTGGTTTATACAACTTTTCAAATTTTCGGCAATAATTTCTGGATAGGTCTCCTTTAATGCTTCTTCTAAATATTGCTTTACTGCGTTTATTTTTCTTTCCTGCCTTAAATTCAGATATATTTCATCACCTTTTATTTCTCCATATCCCTCATTTATGAGTTGATACAATTTATTTTCTATTTCCTCTATACCTGTATTATTTTTAACCGATACTTTCACAATTCTATCTCTATCAAACTCTCTCAAAATTTTATCCATTTCAACTTTTTGAGGAAGGTCAATTTTATTTATTATAATCAGATATGGTTTATTTTTTATGTGTTCCAGAAGTTGGTAATCATATTCACTCAATTTTCTACTTCCATCAATCATAAGCAAGTTTATTTCTGCCTTTTTCATCCATTCAATTGATTTTTCAACTCCCATCTTTTCTATTTTATTTTTTGCCTTTCTTATTCCTGCAGTATCAATTATATTTATCGGTATTCCTTTAATGTTAACTATTTCTGTAATCACATCTCTTGTTGTTCCAGGAATTTCTGTTACTATTGCTCTTTCTTCTTTTAATAAAGCATTCAATAAACTTGATTTTCCAACATTTGGACTTCCTATAATTGCAACTTTTACCCCTGTTTGTATCAATTTACCTTTATTGCACTTTAATAAAAATTTTTCAATTTCCTGATAAATTTCTTTTATTTCTTTTTCAATATTTAACCTGTATTCTTCAACATCTTCTTCTTCTGGAAAGTTAATTTTTGCTTCTATATTCACAAGAAGATTAAATATTTTTTCCCTTATTTCAGAAATAAAATTACTTAAAGACCCTTTTAATTTTTTTATTCCAATTTCAAGTCCAGTTTCAGTTTTGCTGTAAATAATATCAAGTATACTTTCTGCTTGAGTTAAATCAATTCTTCCATTAAGAAATGCCCTTTTTGTAAATTCTCCTGGCTGGGCAAGCCTTGCTCCCTTTTTAATACATAAATTTAAAACTTCTTTTAAAGGAATAAGCCCGCCGTGACATCCGATTTCAGCCATATCTTCTCTTGTATAACTCTTTGGACTTTTCATAATAACAACTATAACTTCATCAATAATTTTTCCATTATCAACAATATGTCCGTAGTGAACTGTATGTGAGGGTATTTTTTCAATTTTAAATTTTTTCTTTAAAGGGGCTTTCCCAGGAACAAAAATCTCCTCTATTATCCTGTATGTTTCATTTCCACTTAATCTTACAATACCTATCCCGCTTATACCAAGTGGAGTTGAAATTGCACAAATTGTATCTTTTTCCATATCTTATATTTTACCCTATTTTGTGTTTAAAGATTATTGAGTAAAAAAATACTTCTTAAAAGTTGGAAGGGAAGAACTGGAAAAACAAGGTAGGAATCAATTGAAAAATCAATGATGAAATTTTGAATTTTATCATTTATTTCTGGAATAAGAATTAAAAATTTACAATCCTTAAATTTTTCTTTCAATTTTTTTACAACCTTTTTTATTTCTATACCGCATTCATCTACTTCAATTATCACTATATTTACATTTTCCAGTTTATCTATTTTTTCCATCAATTTCTTATCATGCAGAAGAAATCCAGTCGTTTCATATTCGTAATTTTTCATAAGAAAAAGATACTTCTCAAGCAAATTCTTTTCTTTCATTAAAAATAAAATCTTTTTCATATCAGAAATATTATACAAAAAAAATAACCAAAAGTCAATAAAAAATTATATAACTTTTAGTTTGTTTAAAATAAGTGATTTTAACTGTATAATTAGAAAATGGAAGATTTCTATAAAAAAATCGGAAGAAAAATAAGAGAAGTAAGAAAATCAAAAAAGATAACACAGGAAGAACTTGCTTACAGGATTGGGGTAACTCCTAATTTTATCGGTCTTATTGAAAGAGGTAAAAAAAGGCCGAGTATAGAAACATTAAGAAAAATATCAGATGCTCTTGAAGTCCCAGTTTCTTATTTTTTTGATAAAATTACTTACAAATTACCTGAAGAAGACATAATAACAAAAAAGATAAGTGCAATATTAAAAGATACAACAGAGGAAGAAAAGAAGGGAATATATAAATTTTTAAAGTCAATTGTCAGAAAGAAAAAATAAGTTTATATTTAACCTCTCCTTTCTTGTAAAGTTGTAAAAATATCACAATTGATTTAAAATTCAAAATATGGGAGAAATAAAAAAAATCCATCCTGTTAAAATTTTCTGTGGTTTAATTTATAAGGAGGAGGAAATTCTGGAAAAAACAAAAATAAAACTTGCAGAAAAATGGGGAAAAATTGATATTGAAGAAGGGCCATTTAACTTTGATTTTACAGATTATTATGAAGAAGAGATGGGGATAAATTTAAAGAGAAAATTTGTATCATTTGAAAATCTTTATATCCCTGAAGATGTTTATGAGTGGAAAATCTTTACAAATGAAGTAGAAAAAGAATTTTCTGAAGAAAATAAAAGAAAAATAAATATTGACCCAGGATATATTGACAGTTCAAAAGTAATTTTATTATCTACAAAGGACTACTATCATAGAATTTACATAGGAAAGGGGATTTATGCAGAACTTACACTTTATTATTCAAAAGGGAAATATAATTTTTTAAACTGGACATATCCTGATTACAGAACAGAAAACTATATTTCATTTTTTTTAAAGATGAAGCAAAAATATACAAAACAGGTAAGAGAATTTTTGAAAAATGAAAAAAATGTGGGTGAGAATACTTGTTGATTTTTTTATAATTGTATTTATTTTGAGTTTAATCACAGGAATTAGAGCGGTTATGCCACCAAGAATGGGAATTTTTATCACACCTAAAGATTTAGGACTTCCTTATGAAAATATAATACTTCAAACAGAGGATGGAAAAAGATTGAAAGGATGGTTTATTTATTCAGAAAAAGCAAAATGTGTAATTATATGTCTTCATGGTTATCCTGCAAATAAATCAGATATTCTACCTGTTGTTGAGTTCTTATATCCAGAATTTTCACTTTTACTTTTTGACTTCAGGGCACATGGAGAAAGTGAAGGGAAGGTATGCTATTTTGGATTGAAGGAATTTCTTGATGTAAAAAGTGCGATTGTTTTTATAAGAAACAACGAGAAAATTAAGGATTTACCGATTGGAATATGGGGATACTCTTTTGGAGGTGCTATTGGGATTATTTCTGCTTCAAAGTATAATGATATAAAATGTATTGTAAGTGATTCTGCTTTTGCTAATTTCCCTGATATGGTAAAAAGTTATTATAAAAATTTAGGTCCATTAAAGTATATCTTCTCTTCTTTTTCAATTTTCCTCGGTAGATATGTTTTTAGAAGTGATTTTAAATTGAACAGTCCTGAAAATTTTATAGGAAGTGTGAAATGTCCTATTTTAATAATACATTCAAGAAATGATGAGTTTGTTCCATTTACACATGCAAAAAAATTATATGAAAAAGCAAAATCCGAAAAAGAAATGTATGTTGTTGAAGGTTCTCATACAGGTCTTGATAGAGCATATACAAATGAATACAGGGAAAAAGTAAAAAGTTTTTTTGAAAAAAATCTTATTTCTGAAAAAATTGAAAAAAGGAGGCACAATGAATGAAATTTTTAAAAGGCATCCTGAAAATCCTATTCTTACACCAGAAAAATGGAAATATCCATGTAATGCAGTTTTTAATCCTGGTGTCATAGAATTTGAAGGTTATGTTTATCTTTTATGCAGAGTAGAAACATTTGATGGATATTCTCATTTCACCCTTGTTAAAAGTAAAAATGGAGTAAATAACTGGGAAATCCCTGAGAAACCCACTTTAGTTCCTGATGAGAGATATGATGAGGAAAAATGGGGAATAGAAGACCCGAGAATTGTATATTTAAAAGAAATAGAAAAATATGCAATAACTTATGTTTCTTTTTCTCCTGGTGGTCCATTAATCTCTTTAATTTTAACCGATGATTTTATAAAATTTGAAAGAAAAGGACCTCTTGTTCCACCAGAAGATAAGGATGGTTCTTTATTTCCCAGAAAAATAAAAGATAAGTTTGCTTTAATTCACAGACCAATTATAAGAGGAGAAGGACATATCTGGATTTCATATTCTCCTGACCTTATTCACTGGGGAAACCATAAAATTCTTTTGCCTGTAAGAGCAGGGATGTGGGACTGTCACAGGATAGGTCTTGGTTGTCCACCGATTGAAACAGATGAAGGATGGTTGATAATTTACCATGGAATAAGATATACTGCCTCTATCCCGATATACAGAGTTGGACTTGCTTTACTTGATAAAGAAAGTCCTGAAAAAGTTATTTCAAGAACAAAAAGGTGGGTTTTTGCTCCTGAAAAAGAATATGAAAGGATAGGAAATGCTATGAATGTTGTTTTTCCAACAGGATATATAATTAAAGATAAAGAAATCTTCATTTATTATGGATGTACAGATAAATGTATTTCTCTTGCTTTTGCTTCAATTTCAGACATTTTAACCATACTACTTAAAGAAAAAGAATAAGTGGAATAGATTTTTATCTTAACAATTCCTTTTTAATTTTTCCACTTCCTGTTTTGGGCAATTCATTTCTGAATTCAATTATTGATGGAACTTTATATGTAGCAAGATGTTCTCTGCAGTAATTTTTTATTTCAGATTCAGTAAGTTCTTCTCCTTCTTTTGGAACAATAACTGCTTTAATCGCTTCCCCTCTTATTTTATCTGGAACTCCCACCACTGCCACTTCTTTAACCTTTGGATGTTTGTAAATAACTCCTTCAACTTCAGTAGCATAAACATTAAGTCCTCCAACAATAATAACATCCTTTTTTCTTCCAACTATATAAAGGTACCCATCATTATCAAATTTCCCAAGGTCTCCTGTATAAAGCCATCCATCTCTAATTACCTGAGCGGTCAAATCTGGTTGATTATAATAACCTGGTGTAACAGGCCATCCTTTCATAATAATTTCTCCAACCTCACCTTTGGGAACTTCTACTCCATCCTCATCAACTATTTTTACTTCAATCCATGGAACAGGTTTTCCAACAGAACCAAATCTAACATCTTCTAATGGCGGTAAAACATTTGGAGCCGCTGTCTCTGTAAGTCCATAACCAGAAAGTAATTTTGCTTGTGGGCATACCTTATTAAATTTTTTTATTACATCAGGAGAATATGGAGCACCGAAAACAGCAGCCCATCTTAATTTAGGTAAATGAAATTTCTCAAAAACTTCAAGATTTAACATACCGATAAACATTGTTGGGACAAGAAAAGTTCCTGCAACATTGTATTTCTGCAGGTTTTGGAGGAGTTCAAGAGGATGATAATATTCCATCACAACAAGTTTAACACCAAAAAGAATAAGAAGGATAGCAACAATACCACCATTGTGGGAAAAAGGGATTGGAGATATACATACATCATTTTCTTCACAATAATGGTAATGATGAAAAATTGTATCAATTGGACTTTCAAGATGTTTATAAGTCCATATAACACCTTTTGGAACACCTGTTGTCCCTGAAGTATAGAAAATTGCTGCAATATCAGAGTCATTTATTTCATTTCCAGAAAATTCAGGAGAAAAATTTTCAATCTTTTCTTCAAGAGAGACACAATTCTGGAAAGTGCCTTTTGTTATTATAATATTTTTAAGAGACGGCACATTTTTCATTATAAGGTCAGGATTAAACTCTTTTGAAATTGTGGTGATTAAAAATTCTGCTTCACAATGGTTAAGAAGTGGAAAAATTTCTTCTGTTTTCAATCTGTGGTCAAGAGGAACTGCTATTGCTCCAATTTTAAAAATAGCCAGATAAGAATAAATATATTCAGGATTGTTAAGCATATAAATTCCAACTTTTGTACCCTTTTTAACTCCAAGTTCTTTTAAGAAATTTGCAACTTTATTTGTGTTTTCTTCAAGAGTTTTATAAGTATAATCCACATCTTTAAATACAAAAGCCACATCATTACCTTTTCTTTCACTAATTTCTCTTAACAATTTTCTTACATTCATATTCCCTCCTTTTTACAATTTATTTTAAAATATTTTTTTTGAAAAACAAAGTTTTTTTACTTTCTTGTATTGGTGAAATAAAAATTCTATAATAAAAATTTAAAATTGAATATCTTGAGTTTAAGGGTAATAAATATGGAAAAAATTGCTTG
This region includes:
- a CDS encoding AMP-binding protein — its product is MNVRKLLREISERKGNDVAFVFKDVDYTYKTLEENTNKVANFLKELGVKKGTKVGIYMLNNPEYIYSYLAIFKIGAIAVPLDHRLKTEEIFPLLNHCEAEFLITTISKEFNPDLIMKNVPSLKNIIITKGTFQNCVSLEEKIENFSPEFSGNEINDSDIAAIFYTSGTTGVPKGVIWTYKHLESPIDTIFHHYHYCEENDVCISPIPFSHNGGIVAILLILFGVKLVVMEYYHPLELLQNLQKYNVAGTFLVPTMFIGMLNLEVFEKFHLPKLRWAAVFGAPYSPDVIKKFNKVCPQAKLLSGYGLTETAAPNVLPPLEDVRFGSVGKPVPWIEVKIVDEDGVEVPKGEVGEIIMKGWPVTPGYYNQPDLTAQVIRDGWLYTGDLGKFDNDGYLYIVGRKKDVIIVGGLNVYATEVEGVIYKHPKVKEVAVVGVPDKIRGEAIKAVIVPKEGEELTESEIKNYCREHLATYKVPSIIEFRNELPKTGSGKIKKELLR
- a CDS encoding glycosidase, translated to MNEIFKRHPENPILTPEKWKYPCNAVFNPGVIEFEGYVYLLCRVETFDGYSHFTLVKSKNGVNNWEIPEKPTLVPDERYDEEKWGIEDPRIVYLKEIEKYAITYVSFSPGGPLISLILTDDFIKFERKGPLVPPEDKDGSLFPRKIKDKFALIHRPIIRGEGHIWISYSPDLIHWGNHKILLPVRAGMWDCHRIGLGCPPIETDEGWLIIYHGIRYTASIPIYRVGLALLDKESPEKVISRTKRWVFAPEKEYERIGNAMNVVFPTGYIIKDKEIFIYYGCTDKCISLAFASISDILTILLKEKE
- the mnmE gene encoding tRNA uridine-5-carboxymethylaminomethyl(34) synthesis GTPase MnmE, with amino-acid sequence MEKDTICAISTPLGISGIGIVRLSGNETYRIIEEIFVPGKAPLKKKFKIEKIPSHTVHYGHIVDNGKIIDEVIVVIMKSPKSYTREDMAEIGCHGGLIPLKEVLNLCIKKGARLAQPGEFTKRAFLNGRIDLTQAESILDIIYSKTETGLEIGIKKLKGSLSNFISEIREKIFNLLVNIEAKINFPEEEDVEEYRLNIEKEIKEIYQEIEKFLLKCNKGKLIQTGVKVAIIGSPNVGKSSLLNALLKEERAIVTEIPGTTRDVITEIVNIKGIPINIIDTAGIRKAKNKIEKMGVEKSIEWMKKAEINLLMIDGSRKLSEYDYQLLEHIKNKPYLIIINKIDLPQKVEMDKILREFDRDRIVKVSVKNNTGIEEIENKLYQLINEGYGEIKGDEIYLNLRQERKINAVKQYLEEALKETYPEIIAENLKSCINQIDELMGNKISDKILDEIFSNFCIGK
- a CDS encoding DUF4416 family protein; this encodes MGEIKKIHPVKIFCGLIYKEEEILEKTKIKLAEKWGKIDIEEGPFNFDFTDYYEEEMGINLKRKFVSFENLYIPEDVYEWKIFTNEVEKEFSEENKRKINIDPGYIDSSKVILLSTKDYYHRIYIGKGIYAELTLYYSKGKYNFLNWTYPDYRTENYISFFLKMKQKYTKQVREFLKNEKNVGENTC
- a CDS encoding helix-turn-helix transcriptional regulator, which codes for MEDFYKKIGRKIREVRKSKKITQEELAYRIGVTPNFIGLIERGKKRPSIETLRKISDALEVPVSYFFDKITYKLPEEDIITKKISAILKDTTEEEKKGIYKFLKSIVRKKK
- a CDS encoding aldo/keto reductase, translated to MIYKTIGKSDIKVSAMAIGAWQIGGQWGNYDKKEVEKIIDSAIENGVNFIDTAEAYGESESVLGEILKGKRDKFVIATKIGGNHFDYKTVKEHLTGSLKRLKTDFVDLYQVHWPKMKHLWHKEDMNEKDYYDIADSMTKLQKEGLIRYAGVSNFRKKHLLNFPEEIFSSVIVSNQVPYSLLWRCYDIDGTTNFCIKNKIDFLAYSPLAEGLLTGRFKDRSEIVENVRKANVLFNEPVYSKALKVVEEIEKIAKELDMTIAQISINWCISKNYIASALVGMRKAKHFEENIKAFGKNLPEEIIEKLDNISMDFQKNYLVEGLELWIGNCLKENLEKIGIKRD
- a CDS encoding alpha/beta fold hydrolase — protein: MKKMWVRILVDFFIIVFILSLITGIRAVMPPRMGIFITPKDLGLPYENIILQTEDGKRLKGWFIYSEKAKCVIICLHGYPANKSDILPVVEFLYPEFSLLLFDFRAHGESEGKVCYFGLKEFLDVKSAIVFIRNNEKIKDLPIGIWGYSFGGAIGIISASKYNDIKCIVSDSAFANFPDMVKSYYKNLGPLKYIFSSFSIFLGRYVFRSDFKLNSPENFIGSVKCPILIIHSRNDEFVPFTHAKKLYEKAKSEKEMYVVEGSHTGLDRAYTNEYREKVKSFFEKNLISEKIEKRRHNE